Genomic segment of Schistocerca nitens isolate TAMUIC-IGC-003100 chromosome 9, iqSchNite1.1, whole genome shotgun sequence:
TTAATGAAAAAGCTTTGAGAAGAGAAGGTAATAGTAATAGGAAGTGAAGGTGAGCTTGGCTAAAATTCACACGctctttataataataataataaaagctttTTTAAACAAGAATATCATGAATGTTCTTTTATAATAAGTGACAAAGTGAAATATGATAACAAAAAAATCAGTAATCTTCTTATACATTATAGGAAGATAATGttagatttaattttatccattgtttttcagtgtttcgtccgcgactgttttactttcgtaaaatgaagaacaaaccgccttcagtcacaagttccgtttatttactgcactatgcatttcgagccctggaggctcatcttcaggtgctttttagtgatttacatcaggttttttagttgtttgcctgttgatattacatttctgTGTTACAACATATCTAcgcttatatctacaatataccatgctgtaacacagaaatgtaatacaaaaaggcaaacaactaaaaaaacctgatgtaaatcattaaaaagcatctgaagatgagcctccagggctcgaaatgcatagtgcattaaataaacgcaacttgtgactgaaggcggttagttcttcattttacgaatgtTAGATTTGTTTGAGAAATTCTCGCTGCTCTCTGACGGTAGCCGTGGACCCGACAACAGTTACTGTAGTATAAATTGTTCATTCAAAAATTGTGGGTGGTTACAATTTTGTTCTTGGATAGTATTTAGAAAACGGTGAATTAGTCAACACATGggaaattactacagcaaataaaACTGTATTTCAAATGTCGCAAGTTAAACGATTAGGGAGTTTATATGAGACCAATTTGAGAACTGAAATTAGGAGTAGGTTGGCCTCGGTGTATGGGCGAATCTAGAAGCGGCCACAGAGAGCAGTTTCTGGTCGGCTGAATGCTGACTGGACACTCACCACCGTGAGTGCATCTGCGGTGAACTTCTTCTCCATGTTGACAACCTTGCCGTCGGGGAACTTCTGGACCTGGAGCAGGGTGTCGCCGCTCTTCTGCGTGACGGTGGTCTTGGCCTTCTTGCCGTCCAGCGTCGTCTCGTCGAACTCCTCGCCCAGCTTGAAGGAGGTGGTCACCTTGCGGTCTCCCGCGGCCGTCACCTGCGTGTACACGCCGCCGCTCTCCGTCAGGGTCGTCGTAGGCTTCAGCTGGGCGGCGGCCTCCTTCATCGCCGCGTCCACGCCTGCCGACAAGAAAAGCACGCTTCAGTGGCAGTTCTGCAAGTGACTCCGAAGTCTAGCCGACACATTAcatgatcaaagtatccggacacccgtatGTAATGCTGGAATGACCACTAGACATCGCGAGAGGTGGATCCGTCGGTATAAAAAGATGCGGAGAGTGTTGTATTGACAGTAGTgacgcagtaacagcagaatgggtctgtcagTACAGCTCAGTTACTTGGAACGTGGACCAGAGTAATAAAATAATCACAGACATTTGAGCCCTTCAACAGCGGCAAAaaccgactgttggtgatgtgattgtcaaagtggaaacgcgaagaaacaaccacagataaaccgaGCCCATGCGGACCAAATGCACTGCGGACAGAGACCATGAAGCATTGCGGAAGTTGTAAGAAATGGCATGAAAACAGCGAAACGAACtgctcatgagttccaaagtgctacaggAATTCTAGCTAGCACAGTGACTCTGCTTTGGGACGAAAGAAGAGTGGGGTATAATGGTCGAGTAGAACCTCAAAAGGCGCGTATTTCTGTACTTATTGCTAAGCTACACTTGCGGTAATGTAAACAACGACGCggctggacagtgggtgactggaaacgagtggcaatccgatggaagggtaccACTAGTTACGTACAGAGGAGATGTGTTATGGTATGGGAGTGTTTTTCAAGGTTAGGCTGTGGTCCCCTCATTGCGCTTAACAAAACGCTGAATCCGAAAAGATATCAACACGTTTAGCAGCTTGGTATACTTCATATGGTGGAGGAACAGTTCCGAGGACAGTGCAATCTGCCGTAAAGATTTATCAGTATGGCAATAGTTTGTGGAGAATAACACTCCTAAAACGGAAGCCCGAACTGAACTAACACCTTTGGAATGACGTATATGCTGACTATGCTCCAGACTTTATCGTCCAACATTACTGTCTTCTCTGACTGCCGAGGAAGAATGGGgagccattccttcacagacgttCAGACACGTCATTGAAAGTATCCCCAGGACGGTTCAAGACAAGCGGCTGACACACATCcttttaatgtccactaatagatatGCTGATACTTTGGTCTGACATTTTACACGGACTTCCAGTCGTTCAGGGTCAAAATTAGAGTGGTCGTATCGTATAACAGAACCGACACTCACAAATGAATACCTCAGATAGTCCGAGATCAATCAACGATATTAAACGTGCAGACTCTATCGTCCAACATTACTGTCTTCTCTGACTGCCGAGGAAGAATGGGgagccattccttcacagacgttCAGACACGTCATTGAAAGTATCCCCAGGACGGTTCAAGACAAACGGCTGACACACATCcttttaatgtccactaatagatatGCTGATACTTTGGTCTGACATTTTACACGGGCTTCCAGTCGTTCAGGGTCAAAATTAGAGTGGTCGTATCGTATAACAGAACCGACACTCACAAATGAATACCTCAGATAGTCCGAGATCAATCAACGATATTAAACGTGCAAGAGCAATTCCACAATTATGCGCAGAGAAGacagagcaggtaggtggaaacagtacattgatggCCTCTAGCAACAGTTTGATGACGAGGAAGTACGCGCTGGATGTTCATAGATGGTTCCACCTTGAAGAAGAATAGACAACAGTATTAGATGTGTGTATGGTGGAGTTTACGACTGTTTACGGATCGCGATTGGTTGTAGTACATGGAGCGTTATTCGTTACAGAAACCTGCAGGTGCATGATAAGGGTACAGTTCGGCAGGATCTGATCCTTGGAACAAATGCACAGCAAGCCTGTCATCTCTTTGACTACTTGGCTGTTGACGTAACTGTTGCAGCATAAGCAACGTGTTTAAACCACGGTTTATCACCTCCAAGGCACAATACTGAAGCTGCTGACAAATTATATCAGCGCTGCTAAAAATGCCTCGttcatgtaaataatttaagttacAAGATTAGGACAAAGAAAAAATGGAGCAGCTTTCACATATTAAATATGAATAGTGACTCACAAGGCAAATAAAGTGTAGCAGAAAAATAAAAGATTTCACGTAAGAGCCACAGTGTCGGAATGAAGCATACGAGCGGCCACCTCGTCATTATGAAGTTCTTGGAACCAGTTGttctttctgttcaaatggttcaaatggctctgagcactatgggactcaacatcttaggtcataagtcccctagaacttagaactacttaaacctaactaacctaaggacatcacacacacccatgcccgaggcaggattcgaacctgcgaccgtagcagtcccgcggttccggactgcagcgccagaaccgctagaccaccgcggccggcgttctttCTGTATTTGTAAGCATGTAGAGTGCCGCTGGAAAGACATTATATGCTGTTGCTGAACCGTCTAAATGCAAAATCCAGGAAATTTTCGCTGAACGAGACAACGCATGCAAGAATAAAGAAATGTAGCCGTGATATGACTGTAATTCTGAAACGTGTCTGAAAAAGCAGTGATGCATATAAGCGGACCCTAAAATGCAACACTTATATTGATAAATCTATGTATCACAATTGTTCCCCGTGAAACGTATATTAGGAGTTAGTATCTCACTCTCTGATGCAACAACATGTCATTTGCTACCCATAAGTTACGTTAAATAAGCAGCACATGATAAATTGCAACTACAGGTGAGTCATAGGTTTTGGTCTCACATTGGCTTTACTTGTAGCCACTTAAATATCACAAACTAACATCGTTTACCAGTTTAACCAACCTCATATTTTTTGCCTATGTGTACTACCACTCTCAGATTATTTATTTCACATATCAGTCGTAGTCAAATAAACATGGAATTAATATTTGGTTAGTAATTCTAGGTGTAGTTTGATTACAAACAACCTCCTTAATATAAAAACAAGACATTTATTCGGAGCATTTTAAGCAATAGTTAGGAAGAGCAGACTTGAGGAAGCAGGGAAAGAAGAAATAATTGGAAGCAATAGAGATGTGGATATTTAGAACTGCCACTAATACATAATAAAATCGTAAATACAAAGACtaagagaaatgaaaaagaaaagggtatttattaaaatgatacagagaagaaaaactaaaatgccTAATTCCTAATTCCACGGACAAGCTTCATAAAATGCATCTTAGAAGGAAAAGTCCTAGGAAAAATATCAAAAGGCAAGCTCAGAACATTTTAATTACACAGCGTCAGCAGTGGAATGCACTCCAGCAACTACGAGCAAATGGTAAAGATGGCGAGAGAGAAAAAAGGATATCTTCATTAGCAAGGCGTTGTCCTTAGAACCTGGTAAACTGTGAGTCGACAACAGAGATCTTACTGCGAACTCTAAGCAAACGTGAAGTGATTCTATCATACTAGTAATGAAGGTATCAAAAATTTAGTGAGAGAAAACACGTGTGTCGTGGAAACTAACCGTAGGCGTTGAGGAAGGCCTCCATGTTCTCATTCTTGTCCAGCTGGTAGGTCTTTCCCAGGAATGCCTTCACCATCTTGGAGGTTGTTGCTTCGACGACAGCACACGGGATGATCAGTAGCGGCCGGGGTGGTCGATAGCGGGCGCCCAGTAACCGGGTGTCTTTATACGCTCTGGCAGGGGTCAAAGTAGCGAGGGGCCCGTTACGACAGCCGGCGGGAGATAACGGCAGCAGCTCAAATTGGTTTAAGATGAGCCCTTCGATAAGAAGCGCTTGTGTAAAGCAAACTGCACCTGTCTCCGAACTGCGATAGTCGCAAGAGTGTTGAGACATACTCAACATTACTTCATAGCCAAGCGATAAAGGTCGCGGTTTCGACGTAACAGAATGTAGAGTGGTGCTttcgggggtggggcggggggcatGGCGGGACAGTATGAGGTTATAAGCCATCTAATATTCTCCGGGGATACATTTTGCGACCGAAATACATTACCAGACGAAAAAGCTGAAACTCTCAGAAGGAGACGAGGATAGGAAACAAAACTTTCCGGGTTCAGATTTACAAACAACGTGGCAGTCAGCACACTTATTGATAAGACGTTGCACACCCTGTGGCCTGGATGCAAGCTATGAATCGGTTGGAACGAGTGTCAGAAAGCCGTTATACACTCTCCTGAGACAAGCTAACCCATAACTGAGGTAATTGGCGCTTCACCAAAGAAGCCCACGTAAATGTTCCGTAATTCGAATCCAGAACTGCCGCCAACATGAGtaagttagaagtagatatccgcagtgtagcaaagcagctgaaatcacttaataaaggcatatGCTCCGATGcagatagtatttttttttttttttagcactccgtcttcaggccacgagtggcctaccgggaccatccgaccgccgtgtcatcctcagtgagtgtaccccgaaaaatggcaacagcgcatggcggcctggattgtcacccatccaagcgccgaccacgccccccgacagcgcttaacttcggtgatctcacgggaaccggtgtatccactgcggtaaggccgttgctgATGCTGATAGTATACCAGTtacattcctttcagagtacgtTGAGATTATAGTTCTGTACATAACCATCAGATACGACCAGTCGCTCGATGAGAGATCTGTGCCTAAAGACTAAAAGTAGCACAGGCAACATTGATAACCATATAAATAAGTAGGAGTAATTCgcagaggtacaaaaatgttcaaatgtttgtggatTCCTAAGGAAACAaaatgctgaggtcaacggtccctagacttacacactacttaaactaacttacactaagaacaacacacatacccatgcccgagggaggattcgaaccttccgGCGGGAGGgctagaattacagaccaatatcactgacgtcggtttgtagaaggtttggaaaatatactgtgttggaatattatgaactacctcgaagaaaacgatctgttgacatacagtcagcacgaaagcagaaaatatcgttcatttGAAACACAGCTACCCTCACGTAGTAATTTGTGCTGCCATTGGGGGATCTCGAACTCAAATTTATTCCGATTTCTAGATTACCCATACGCTTTTGATACAGTTCTTACAAGCAGCTTCTATTCAAACTGCttgcctatggggtatcgtttcaGCTGTCTGTCAGAAAAAATCAAAGTTCGCAGTatttgacagaaagtcattgagtcaaacagaagtgatatctggcgttccccaaggagactctctgctgtttctaatGTATTTCAATGAGTTCCcaatctgagcaatccttttgGATTCTTTGTATGTGTTGCTGTGATTTACCGACTAATAACATCAGGAGCCCAAAAtcagtttaaaaattatttacacaagacgtctgcatggtgcgaaaagtggcagttgatcctaaataatgtgGGAGTATTAAAAGTTGTCCTTTAAAATTCGGTTAgatgataaatcacaaaaatctaaacgCTGACAATTCAACTAAATGCCCGGAAATAACaattgtgaacaacttaaattggaacaatcacatagataatgtggggaaggcgaaccataaACTGcgttttgttggtagaatacttagAAGCCGCAACTGGTCCACTAAAGgaactgcctgcactatgcttgtccgtcctctactagagtactgctgcacggtattggatccttaccagatatgattgaaggaggacatcgaaaacgttcaaagacggtgagatcgttttgtattatcgcaaaatagggaagggagtgtcacggatatgatactcgagttgAGGTAGCACAATCGTTAATACAAAGGATTTTTTCATTGCGGCGACGTATTTCCAagaaattccaatctccaactttctcctcagaatgtcaaaatattttgtagATATCCACTTACGTAggcagaaatgatcgtcataataacataagagaagtcagagctcgcacggaaagatttaaacgCTCGTTTTTGCTGCCTGCTGATAGAGAGTGTAACAGGAAAGAAATAACCGTTTCTATTTTGCTCTTGCAATTTCGGTGTCATGGCACTGTCAGATACATATATTTGAATACAGATATGAGCTATAAATAACTGTACTCTTGCGGAGTTTTGTCCCAGATTGTATCCATGGGGATTATTTTACTTGTGTTAGGAATCGCAGGGAAAGTGATGTGCAGTAATATCACAAAAATATCCTGTGCTGAAAGAAAATCCAGTGATCAAATATTACGTTGCTGTAAAGTTGGTCACATACCTATGATGATTCCATTACTTATACTGTGCTGTGACATGGCATCGAATACAGTAGAGTCTCGGaccggaccttgttcggattaccgatttgttcggattagccggaatgagggtgacgagtttctagaatgaagtatactaaGCAGACAAGTAGGTACACCATgataacaaatgggaacaagtgtgagaacaatggctcactctcactccctgcccttgttgttgtgcattgttgaggcCTTTGTAGTGTTTGAGGTCAGAGCACTGCCAGTTGTCTCGCAAAGTGCTTGGTcatgttagttatcgatcgctaGCACGAGTAACAGTAGTATTGTCTTCGTTCAGatgtagtggtgtacgtattttcgtcatgagtaaacggaaacatacaacgttaactctcaaagaaaatctgagtgctttgaagcggatagacaatggtgagaatgtatctaaactggcaacggaactgggtgttAGTAAAAACGAT
This window contains:
- the LOC126203321 gene encoding fatty acid-binding protein 9-like, with protein sequence MVKAFLGKTYQLDKNENMEAFLNAYGVDAAMKEAAAQLKPTTTLTESGGVYTQVTAAGDRKVTTSFKLGEEFDETTLDGKKAKTTVTQKSGDTLLQVQKFPDGKVVNMEKKFTADALTVTITLGNITAKRIYKAI